A genomic region of Serratia fonticola contains the following coding sequences:
- a CDS encoding amidohydrolase, which yields MKMNIDLLIASVEQQVVNWRRHLHAHPELSFQEAQTADYIAEQLASFGPLKITRPTPNSVVADLKGAEPGPCYALRADIDALPIQEENDEPFCSTRPGVMHACGHDAHSAMLLGAASVLCQLQSQLHGSVRFIFQHAEEVPPGGAQQLVELGVLEGVKMIFGLHVLPNFPTGEVAIKQGVFSGSSDNFDIVLQGKGGHGSMPHLCIDPVPIGAEVVTALQQIVARKLDPLNAPVLTVATFQAGDSYNVIPDSARLAGTLRTHNQEVRERVPLLVEQTVAGISQAHGASYKVDWTRGYTIGNNHPDACAIAREVVAEAVGPQALRELTTAMFGSEDFSSYQEKVPGCFLFIGSGNEAIGATYGVHNPRFKLDEAALQIGVKLHVGFIRRLLMR from the coding sequence ATGAAAATGAACATTGATCTGCTGATTGCCAGCGTAGAACAACAGGTAGTGAATTGGCGTCGCCATCTGCATGCTCACCCGGAGTTATCATTCCAGGAGGCGCAGACGGCCGATTATATCGCTGAGCAACTGGCCAGCTTTGGTCCACTGAAGATAACCCGTCCAACGCCCAATAGCGTGGTAGCTGACCTGAAGGGCGCAGAGCCGGGGCCGTGCTATGCGTTGCGCGCCGATATCGACGCCTTGCCGATCCAGGAAGAAAACGATGAACCTTTTTGTTCGACACGACCTGGAGTGATGCACGCTTGCGGCCATGACGCCCATAGCGCCATGCTGCTGGGGGCAGCCAGTGTGTTGTGCCAACTGCAATCACAGTTGCACGGTTCGGTGCGTTTTATCTTTCAACATGCTGAAGAGGTTCCCCCCGGCGGTGCGCAACAGTTGGTGGAGCTGGGAGTGCTGGAGGGTGTGAAGATGATCTTCGGCCTTCATGTGCTGCCAAATTTCCCTACAGGGGAGGTTGCGATAAAACAGGGGGTATTTAGCGGTTCCAGCGATAACTTCGACATTGTGCTGCAAGGTAAGGGTGGGCATGGCTCAATGCCACATCTGTGTATCGATCCGGTACCGATTGGTGCTGAAGTGGTGACTGCATTACAGCAGATCGTGGCACGCAAACTGGATCCGTTGAATGCACCGGTGTTAACCGTTGCTACCTTCCAGGCTGGCGATAGCTATAACGTCATTCCAGACAGCGCAAGGCTGGCGGGTACGCTACGCACTCATAACCAGGAAGTACGTGAGCGAGTGCCGCTGTTGGTTGAGCAAACCGTCGCTGGGATCAGCCAGGCGCACGGTGCCAGCTACAAGGTTGACTGGACGCGTGGCTATACCATCGGCAATAACCACCCTGATGCCTGCGCGATTGCGCGGGAAGTGGTGGCCGAAGCCGTGGGGCCGCAAGCGTTGCGGGAATTGACCACCGCGATGTTTGGCAGCGAAGATTTCTCTTCTTATCAGGAGAAGGTGCCAGGGTGTTTCCTGTTCATTGGCAGCGGTAACGAGGCAATTGGCGCAACCTATGGCGTGCACAACCCGCGCTTTAAGCTGGATGAGGCCGCATTGCAGATTGGCGTGAAACTGCACGTTGGTTTTATTCGCCGGCTGTTGATGCGTTAA
- a CDS encoding OsmC family protein, which produces MQARVKWVEGLTFLGESASGHQVLMDGNAGDKAPSPMEMVLMSVGGCSAIDVVSILQKGRNDVRDCEVKLTSERREEAPRLFTHINLHFIVTGKGLTDKIVERAVDLSAEKYCSVSLMLGKAATITHSFEIREVA; this is translated from the coding sequence ATGCAGGCAAGAGTTAAGTGGGTAGAAGGGCTGACATTCTTGGGCGAGTCTGCGTCTGGCCATCAGGTTTTGATGGATGGTAACGCTGGCGATAAAGCGCCAAGCCCAATGGAAATGGTGCTGATGTCCGTGGGCGGTTGCAGCGCCATTGATGTGGTGTCTATCCTGCAAAAAGGCCGTAACGATGTGCGCGATTGTGAGGTGAAACTGACCTCTGAGCGTCGAGAAGAAGCCCCCCGCCTGTTTACCCATATCAACCTGCACTTTATTGTTACCGGCAAAGGGCTGACCGATAAGATCGTTGAGCGCGCGGTTGATCTTTCCGCCGAGAAGTATTGCTCCGTATCCTTGATGTTGGGTAAGGCTGCCACTATCACCCACAGCTTTGAAATCCGCGAAGTTGCCTGA
- a CDS encoding YheU family protein has protein sequence MIIPWQEIEQDTLNNLIESFVLREGTDYGEHERSLEQKVEDVRRQLKSGEVVLVWSELHETINIMPRGQIRAGQEEI, from the coding sequence GTGATTATTCCGTGGCAGGAAATTGAACAAGATACTCTGAACAACCTGATTGAATCCTTCGTATTGCGCGAGGGAACCGACTACGGCGAGCATGAACGTTCCCTGGAACAGAAAGTGGAAGATGTACGCCGTCAGTTGAAAAGTGGCGAAGTGGTGCTGGTGTGGTCAGAGCTGCATGAAACCATCAATATCATGCCTCGCGGACAGATCCGTGCCGGTCAGGAAGAAATTTAG
- a CDS encoding YccS/YhfK family putative transporter, producing MWRRLIYHPEVNYALRQTLVLCLPVVFGLLIGNLQLGLLFSLVPACCNIAGLDTPHKRFFKRLLVGGSLFALSSFLLQQALLWQVPLPLLMLAMALLLGVSGEISPLHARLLPASLVAAIFSLSMAGSVPIWHAPLLYIVGTAWYGLFTWFWFKLWKEQPMRESLSQLYVQLADYFEAKYSLLTQHTDPETALPPLLQRQQKVMDLITLLYQQLNFLPHANNLEQKRLQRTFQVALDLQEHITVSLHQPEEVQKLVEQSQAEAIIRRNAQVIAARLRVVADDILYHRHPQRFSMKNELAALEKVATQHADNPVGQFCYYHFSRIARLLRTQHPLYRRNLMANQSRLPFWPAVVSYLSLKSNALRTAARLGVILAVGSSLGMMFNLPKPYWILLTIMLVSQNGYNATRVRIQHRALGTLAGLVIAAGLLQLQLPENVTLSIMLAITLAAYLILRKNYGLAVIGFTVTAVYTLQILALNGTHFLIPRLIDTLIGCVLVFGGTIWLWPQWQSGLLRQNAHQALEQDQTALRLLLKEQEPDPTQLAYTRMQVNQAHNALFTSLNQAMQEPGFESDYLADMRLWITHNQFIVEHLNAMTILAREHYMLTPKLAEEYLQGCEIALQSCQQRLEYDGPSTNNSIMRLPDLHPDMPITEMERHLRRILSHLSVMHTISSLAWRQRPHHGIWLKRKLRES from the coding sequence ATGTGGCGCCGCCTGATTTACCATCCTGAAGTCAACTACGCACTGCGACAAACGCTGGTGCTGTGTCTGCCGGTGGTTTTTGGTTTACTGATCGGTAATCTGCAACTGGGTTTGCTGTTCTCGCTGGTTCCTGCCTGCTGTAATATCGCCGGGCTGGATACGCCTCACAAACGTTTTTTCAAACGCCTGCTGGTTGGTGGTTCACTCTTTGCGCTCAGCAGTTTTCTGCTGCAACAAGCCCTGCTTTGGCAGGTTCCCTTGCCTTTGCTGATGCTGGCTATGGCATTATTGCTTGGCGTCAGTGGCGAAATCAGCCCGCTGCACGCACGCCTGCTGCCCGCATCCCTGGTGGCGGCCATCTTCTCTCTCAGCATGGCTGGCAGCGTCCCGATCTGGCATGCCCCTTTGCTGTATATCGTCGGCACCGCCTGGTACGGGCTGTTTACCTGGTTCTGGTTCAAACTGTGGAAAGAGCAGCCAATGCGTGAATCCCTGAGCCAGCTCTACGTTCAGTTAGCCGATTATTTTGAAGCGAAATACTCACTGCTGACCCAACATACCGATCCGGAAACCGCCCTGCCACCGCTGCTGCAACGCCAGCAGAAAGTGATGGATCTGATCACTCTGTTATATCAGCAGCTTAACTTCCTGCCGCACGCCAATAATCTGGAGCAAAAGCGTCTGCAACGCACGTTTCAGGTGGCGCTCGATCTGCAGGAACATATTACCGTCAGCTTGCATCAGCCAGAGGAAGTACAAAAACTGGTTGAACAGAGCCAGGCCGAAGCCATCATCCGCCGCAATGCTCAGGTGATCGCGGCACGCCTGCGCGTCGTGGCTGACGACATCCTTTATCACCGCCACCCACAGCGCTTCAGCATGAAAAACGAGTTGGCGGCGCTGGAAAAAGTGGCTACACAGCACGCGGATAACCCGGTTGGTCAGTTCTGCTATTATCACTTCAGCCGCATCGCTCGCCTGCTACGCACACAGCACCCACTTTATCGCCGTAATCTGATGGCCAACCAGTCCCGGCTGCCATTCTGGCCTGCGGTGGTAAGTTATCTGTCGCTCAAATCCAACGCCTTGCGAACTGCTGCCCGGCTTGGCGTCATCTTGGCGGTAGGCAGCAGCCTGGGCATGATGTTCAACCTGCCAAAACCCTATTGGATCCTACTGACCATCATGCTGGTCAGCCAGAACGGTTATAACGCCACCCGGGTAAGGATCCAGCACCGTGCGCTCGGCACGCTGGCCGGGCTGGTGATCGCCGCCGGGTTACTGCAGTTACAGCTGCCGGAGAATGTCACGCTGAGCATCATGTTGGCCATTACCCTCGCGGCCTATCTGATCCTGCGCAAAAACTACGGGCTAGCCGTCATCGGGTTCACCGTCACGGCTGTCTATACCCTGCAGATCCTGGCGCTCAACGGCACCCATTTCCTGATCCCACGTCTGATCGATACCCTTATCGGCTGCGTACTGGTATTTGGTGGAACGATCTGGCTGTGGCCGCAATGGCAGAGTGGCCTGTTGCGCCAAAATGCCCATCAGGCACTGGAGCAGGATCAAACGGCACTGCGCTTGCTACTGAAAGAGCAGGAACCCGACCCCACTCAGTTGGCCTATACGCGTATGCAAGTCAATCAAGCGCACAATGCCCTGTTTACTTCACTCAACCAGGCGATGCAGGAACCGGGGTTTGAATCGGATTATCTGGCCGACATGCGGTTGTGGATCACCCATAACCAATTTATTGTTGAACATCTGAATGCAATGACCATTTTGGCTCGCGAGCACTATATGCTGACGCCGAAACTGGCAGAGGAATACCTACAAGGTTGTGAAATTGCGTTGCAAAGTTGCCAGCAGCGGCTGGAATACGACGGGCCGAGCACCAATAACAGCATCATGCGCCTGCCGGATCTGCACCCGGACATGCCGATAACCGAAATGGAACGCCATCTACGGCGCATTCTTTCGCACCTGAGCGTGATGCATACCATCTCGTCGCTGGCGTGGCGCCAGCGCCCACATCACGGTATCTGGCTGAAGCGGAAACTGCGGGAAAGCTGA
- a CDS encoding MFS transporter, producing MKNRSLMIFLLFVGYVVVYIDKTVMGFALLPIEREFNLQAEQLGYITGMFFLAYSLFQIPAGWLNDRFGFKKVLCSSLLLLGGFALCFGILGFGLGLLVTFRFLSGIGHSGYPCSCAKAVVANFPLEQRTFAQSILLSSAGLAMTVGPLVAVYCLDHIGWRGSFSVLGLLAFVIAACILWLVPNPVQAQAVHSESAGARYKDLLKSPIVLLLFVAIFCINIPSYGLMAWLPKFLVQQRGMPMGVSSMVVAAGGLGIWISSLGTGWLVGRYLQGREPWVIFFSSLLSALCIWLVFTCESALAASLFLFFGYIFLMASFVTVFTLPMKRLPSEVMGAAMGLINTGGTLGGFVAPIAMGYLITLSGGYMTTFVFLALAMVVSGLVILPLAGKARQPALS from the coding sequence ATGAAAAATCGTTCACTGATGATTTTTTTGCTGTTTGTGGGTTATGTGGTGGTGTACATCGATAAAACCGTAATGGGTTTTGCGCTGTTGCCTATCGAGCGTGAGTTCAATTTGCAGGCGGAACAGCTGGGTTATATCACCGGCATGTTTTTCCTGGCCTATTCACTGTTTCAAATTCCCGCCGGCTGGCTCAATGATCGTTTCGGTTTTAAGAAGGTGCTGTGCAGTTCGCTATTGTTATTAGGAGGATTCGCGCTGTGCTTTGGCATTCTGGGGTTTGGCCTGGGATTGCTGGTCACGTTTCGCTTCCTTTCCGGTATTGGTCATTCCGGCTATCCGTGCTCTTGCGCCAAGGCGGTGGTGGCCAATTTCCCGCTGGAACAACGTACTTTTGCACAATCTATTCTGCTGTCCTCCGCCGGGTTGGCAATGACGGTTGGGCCGCTGGTGGCGGTTTATTGCCTGGATCACATCGGTTGGCGTGGCTCGTTCTCTGTGCTTGGTCTGTTAGCCTTCGTCATTGCGGCCTGTATTTTGTGGTTGGTGCCAAATCCGGTCCAGGCTCAAGCTGTTCACTCTGAATCAGCAGGAGCCCGTTATAAAGACCTGCTGAAAAGCCCGATCGTGCTGCTGCTGTTTGTGGCGATATTCTGCATCAACATCCCGTCATACGGCCTAATGGCCTGGTTGCCGAAATTCCTGGTACAGCAGCGAGGAATGCCGATGGGTGTTTCCAGTATGGTGGTGGCTGCCGGTGGCTTGGGGATCTGGATCTCTTCGCTCGGTACGGGTTGGCTGGTAGGGCGTTATCTGCAGGGGCGCGAGCCCTGGGTGATCTTTTTCAGTTCGTTATTGAGTGCCTTGTGTATCTGGCTGGTGTTTACCTGTGAATCCGCTCTGGCCGCCAGCCTGTTCCTGTTCTTCGGCTATATCTTTCTGATGGCCTCGTTCGTCACGGTATTTACTCTGCCCATGAAGCGTCTGCCCTCTGAGGTAATGGGCGCAGCAATGGGGCTGATTAACACTGGCGGAACGTTAGGGGGTTTTGTCGCGCCAATCGCCATGGGGTATCTGATCACCCTCAGCGGAGGGTACATGACGACGTTTGTCTTTTTGGCACTGGCCATGGTGGTTTCCGGGTTGGTGATCCTGCCGCTGGCGGGCAAGGCGCGCCAACCGGCATTGAGTTAA
- a CDS encoding LysR substrate-binding domain-containing protein codes for MRYLPKLQQLKVFQQVIRSGSIRGAARALGQSQPAVSRTVRELEQILQTQLIVRSSQGMTLTETGRVFALRMQLILEELQRAADEIQQINQHSQGSVAFGCSSLLALTVLPALVDDFKQSFPQANLGIREAQLSTLLPALREGRLDFAVGTVSPELPLEGLVREPLFDASFCIIARREHPLAQATTLDELREAKWLLPETDMGYYQQLQSVLGTFYQQLTSPPIRTDSVVCGLNMVLQENYLTIVARAMSTPFYLQQRLVVLPIKSLPQAQYCVLYSEKSPLTVTARRFLDLLRIHCQRHAW; via the coding sequence GTGCGCTATTTACCGAAGTTGCAGCAGTTGAAAGTATTCCAGCAGGTGATCCGCAGTGGCAGCATTCGCGGGGCAGCGCGTGCCTTGGGACAATCTCAACCGGCAGTTAGCCGGACGGTGCGCGAGCTGGAGCAGATCCTGCAAACCCAATTGATCGTGCGCAGCAGCCAGGGGATGACGCTAACCGAAACCGGGCGCGTCTTTGCCCTACGAATGCAGCTGATTCTGGAAGAATTACAGCGCGCTGCCGATGAGATCCAGCAAATAAACCAACATTCACAAGGTAGCGTTGCTTTCGGCTGCTCTTCATTACTGGCTCTCACGGTATTACCTGCGTTGGTCGACGATTTTAAACAGTCATTTCCACAAGCTAACCTGGGCATACGCGAAGCGCAGCTTTCTACTCTGCTCCCCGCTTTGCGTGAAGGGCGTCTGGATTTTGCCGTCGGCACCGTCAGCCCTGAGCTGCCGTTGGAGGGCCTGGTGCGCGAACCGCTGTTCGATGCTTCATTTTGCATTATCGCGCGGCGGGAACATCCGCTGGCTCAAGCCACAACGCTGGATGAGCTGCGCGAGGCCAAATGGTTATTACCCGAAACTGACATGGGCTATTACCAACAGTTGCAGTCAGTGCTCGGCACCTTCTATCAGCAATTGACCAGCCCCCCTATTCGCACGGACTCAGTGGTATGCGGATTAAACATGGTATTGCAGGAAAACTATCTGACAATCGTGGCACGGGCGATGAGCACGCCGTTTTATTTACAGCAGAGATTGGTGGTATTGCCTATCAAGAGCCTGCCACAAGCGCAGTATTGCGTACTGTACTCAGAAAAATCGCCGCTGACCGTCACGGCGCGGCGATTTCTGGATTTATTGCGTATACATTGCCAGCGTCATGCCTGGTAG
- a CDS encoding aspartate aminotransferase family protein has translation MTEKNAVNRNTFDQVILPVYAPAQFVPVKGKGSRVWDQQGKEYIDFSGGIAVTALGHCHPALVEALKQQGETLWHTSNVFTNEPALRLATKLIDATFADRVFFANSGAEANEAAFKLARHYAITRHSPYKTKIIAFNNAFHGRTLFTVSVGGQPKYSDGFGPKPADIVHVPFNDLAALKAVMDDHTCAVVMEPIQGEGGITAADAAFLKGVRELCNKYQALLVFDEVQSGMGRSGKLFTYMHYGITPDILTTAKALGGGFPVSAMLTTEEIASVMQVGTHGTTYGGNPLACAVAEAALDVINTPEVLNGIEQRHGIFVQALQEIGKKYAVFSDIRGMGLLIGAELKADYHGKARDFLTAAAARGLMILNAGPNVIRFAPSLVVELKDIDEGMALFELAVQDVINA, from the coding sequence ATGACCGAAAAAAACGCAGTCAACCGCAACACCTTTGACCAGGTGATCTTGCCTGTTTATGCCCCGGCCCAGTTTGTCCCGGTGAAGGGCAAAGGCAGCCGCGTATGGGATCAACAGGGGAAAGAGTATATCGATTTTTCCGGCGGTATTGCGGTAACGGCATTAGGGCATTGCCATCCCGCGCTGGTTGAAGCATTAAAGCAGCAGGGCGAAACGCTGTGGCATACCAGCAACGTGTTCACCAATGAGCCCGCGCTGCGGTTGGCAACCAAATTGATCGATGCCACCTTCGCCGATCGGGTGTTTTTTGCCAACTCGGGGGCGGAAGCGAACGAAGCGGCTTTCAAGCTGGCTCGTCATTACGCCATTACTCGCCATAGCCCGTATAAAACCAAGATCATTGCATTTAATAACGCCTTCCATGGCCGCACACTTTTCACGGTCTCCGTAGGTGGCCAGCCAAAATATTCCGACGGCTTTGGGCCGAAACCGGCCGATATCGTGCATGTGCCGTTCAACGATCTGGCGGCGTTGAAGGCGGTCATGGACGATCACACCTGTGCGGTGGTCATGGAACCGATCCAGGGCGAAGGTGGGATCACAGCCGCCGATGCAGCCTTCCTCAAGGGGGTGCGTGAACTGTGTAACAAGTATCAGGCGTTGCTGGTGTTTGATGAAGTACAAAGCGGTATGGGGCGTAGCGGCAAACTGTTTACCTACATGCATTACGGCATTACTCCTGACATCCTCACCACCGCCAAGGCATTGGGGGGCGGTTTCCCGGTGAGTGCGATGCTGACCACAGAAGAGATCGCCTCGGTCATGCAGGTGGGCACGCATGGCACGACGTATGGCGGCAACCCACTGGCGTGTGCGGTCGCAGAGGCGGCGTTAGACGTCATCAATACGCCGGAAGTGCTAAACGGTATTGAGCAACGCCATGGGATATTTGTTCAGGCTTTGCAGGAGATCGGTAAAAAATACGCTGTTTTCAGCGATATTCGCGGCATGGGGTTGCTGATTGGCGCGGAACTGAAAGCAGACTATCACGGTAAAGCGCGTGATTTCCTGACCGCTGCCGCGGCACGAGGCTTGATGATCCTCAACGCCGGGCCAAACGTGATCCGTTTTGCCCCCTCGTTGGTGGTGGAGCTAAAAGACATCGACGAAGGTATGGCGTTATTCGAGCTGGCAGTACAGGATGTGATTAACGCCTGA
- a CDS encoding HNH endonuclease: protein MRPVKKGASPNGLNDFDDYKKAYPKLVSRIGSYCSYCERRIATNLAVEHIQPKDGDNGHPELVGRWSNFLLACVNCNSTKSDKKVELADLLLPDRDNTFYAFAYSPDGKVVPSRQLTADQRLLAQATLSLTGLDKKVSQIRDENGKAVALDRESQRMEAWGKAQEALKDVTDNLGNEAVMRLAVALAKETGFFSIWMTVFMDRQDMLLRFISAFEGTRDCGCFAMDTGAAIVPAPNPDQLASGSKV from the coding sequence ATGCGACCAGTAAAGAAAGGAGCTTCGCCTAATGGGTTAAATGATTTTGATGATTACAAAAAAGCTTACCCCAAGTTGGTTAGTCGTATAGGTAGCTATTGCAGTTATTGTGAACGTCGAATTGCTACAAACTTAGCCGTTGAGCATATCCAACCGAAAGATGGTGATAATGGTCACCCGGAACTGGTCGGACGATGGAGCAATTTTTTATTGGCATGTGTAAATTGTAACTCCACCAAAAGTGATAAGAAGGTCGAATTGGCAGACTTGCTGTTGCCTGACAGAGATAATACTTTTTATGCCTTTGCTTACTCACCAGATGGCAAAGTAGTGCCTTCTAGGCAACTTACGGCGGATCAAAGATTACTTGCTCAAGCAACATTGTCTCTTACTGGTCTGGATAAGAAAGTCAGCCAGATTCGGGATGAAAACGGGAAGGCAGTTGCGTTAGATCGCGAAAGTCAACGCATGGAAGCGTGGGGAAAAGCTCAAGAAGCATTGAAAGATGTGACGGATAACCTAGGTAATGAGGCCGTAATGCGTCTGGCGGTGGCTTTGGCAAAAGAAACAGGTTTTTTCAGTATCTGGATGACAGTATTTATGGATAGGCAAGATATGCTCTTACGTTTCATATCTGCTTTTGAGGGAACGCGAGACTGTGGTTGCTTTGCTATGGATACCGGTGCTGCGATTGTGCCAGCCCCTAATCCTGACCAACTAGCCAGTGGAAGTAAAGTATAA
- a CDS encoding aminodeoxychorismate synthase component II: MLLLIDNYDSFTYNLYQYFCELGAEVLVKRNDELQLADIERLAPQHLVISPGPCTPSEAGISLAAIRHFAGKLPILGVCLGHQALGQAFGANVVRAREVMHGKTSAIRHNNLGVFKGLNNPLTVTRYHSLILDAATLPDCFEVTAWSERDGERDEIMGIRHQTLALEGVQFHPESILSEQGHQLLANFLGS; the protein is encoded by the coding sequence ATGCTGCTGCTGATCGATAACTACGACTCTTTTACCTACAACCTCTATCAGTACTTTTGCGAACTGGGTGCAGAAGTGCTGGTCAAGCGTAACGATGAACTGCAACTGGCCGATATTGAACGGCTGGCACCACAGCATCTGGTGATCTCTCCTGGCCCCTGCACGCCGAGTGAAGCGGGCATCTCGTTGGCCGCTATCCGCCATTTTGCGGGTAAGTTGCCGATCCTCGGGGTCTGTCTAGGGCATCAGGCCCTTGGCCAGGCATTCGGGGCCAACGTTGTTCGTGCCCGCGAGGTGATGCACGGTAAAACCTCTGCCATCCGTCATAACAATCTTGGCGTGTTCAAGGGGTTGAATAATCCTCTGACCGTCACCCGCTACCACTCGCTGATCCTGGATGCCGCGACGTTGCCGGATTGCTTTGAGGTGACCGCCTGGAGCGAACGTGACGGCGAGCGGGATGAAATCATGGGTATCCGCCACCAGACGCTGGCACTGGAAGGGGTGCAGTTCCACCCGGAGAGCATCCTCAGCGAACAGGGGCATCAGTTGCTGGCTAATTTCCTGGGCAGTTAG
- the crp gene encoding cAMP-activated global transcriptional regulator CRP → MVLGKPQTDPTLEWFLSHCHIHKYPSKSTLIHQGEKAETLYYIVKGSVAVLIKDEEGKEMILSYLNQGDFIGELGLFEEGQERSAWVRAKTACEVAEISYKKFRQLIQVNPDILMRLSAQMASRLQVTSEKVGNLAFLDVTGRIAQTLLNLAKQPDAMTHPDGMQIKITRQEIGQIVGCSRETVGRILKMLEDQNLISAHGKTIVVYGTR, encoded by the coding sequence ATGGTTCTCGGCAAACCGCAAACAGACCCAACTCTTGAATGGTTCCTGTCTCATTGCCATATCCACAAATATCCATCGAAGAGTACGCTGATTCACCAAGGTGAAAAGGCCGAAACGCTTTACTACATCGTAAAAGGCTCCGTCGCGGTGCTGATTAAAGATGAAGAAGGCAAAGAGATGATCCTGTCCTACCTTAACCAGGGGGATTTCATCGGCGAGTTGGGATTATTTGAAGAAGGCCAGGAGCGTAGCGCCTGGGTAAGGGCGAAAACCGCCTGTGAAGTGGCTGAAATTTCCTATAAGAAATTCCGCCAGCTGATTCAGGTTAACCCGGATATCCTGATGCGCCTGTCCGCGCAGATGGCAAGCCGTCTGCAAGTCACCTCAGAGAAAGTGGGTAACCTTGCTTTCCTTGACGTTACCGGGCGTATTGCGCAGACTTTGCTGAATCTGGCAAAACAGCCTGATGCCATGACTCATCCAGATGGCATGCAGATCAAGATTACTCGCCAGGAAATTGGCCAAATCGTCGGTTGCTCACGTGAAACCGTCGGTCGTATTCTGAAAATGCTCGAAGATCAAAATCTGATTTCCGCTCATGGCAAAACCATTGTCGTGTACGGTACGCGTTAA
- a CDS encoding phosphoribulokinase: MSAKHPVIAVTGSSGAGTTTTSLAFRKIFQQLNLRAAQLEGDSFHRYTRPEMDAAIRKARDMGRHISYFGPEANDFGLLEQSFIQYGKNGTGRSRKYLHTYDEAVPYNQVPGTFTPWEPLPAPTDVLFYEGLHGGVVADQIDVAKHVDLLVGVVPIVNLEWIQKLIRDTGERGHSREAVMDSVVRSMEDYINYITPQFSRTHINFQRVPTVDTSNPFAAKAIPSLDESFVVIHFRGLDQIDFPYLLAMLQGSFISHINTLVVPGGKMGLAMELIMAPLVQRLMEGKKIE, translated from the coding sequence ATGTCTGCCAAACATCCCGTTATCGCGGTGACCGGTTCCAGCGGAGCCGGTACCACGACCACCAGCCTGGCGTTTCGCAAGATTTTCCAGCAGCTTAATCTCCGCGCAGCGCAACTGGAGGGAGACAGCTTCCACCGTTATACCCGGCCGGAAATGGATGCGGCAATTCGTAAAGCACGGGATATGGGCCGCCATATCAGCTATTTCGGTCCGGAAGCCAACGATTTTGGTCTGCTGGAACAAAGCTTTATCCAATACGGCAAAAATGGCACGGGACGCTCACGTAAATACCTGCATACCTACGATGAAGCGGTGCCTTATAACCAGGTGCCAGGGACGTTTACGCCTTGGGAGCCGCTCCCCGCGCCAACGGATGTGCTGTTCTACGAAGGATTGCATGGCGGGGTGGTAGCCGATCAGATTGACGTCGCCAAGCATGTCGACCTGCTGGTCGGCGTGGTGCCGATCGTTAACCTGGAGTGGATACAGAAGCTGATCCGCGACACCGGCGAGCGCGGCCATTCCCGCGAGGCGGTGATGGATTCCGTGGTACGTTCAATGGAAGACTACATCAACTACATCACGCCGCAGTTCTCGCGTACCCATATCAACTTCCAGCGCGTTCCCACGGTGGATACTTCCAATCCCTTTGCCGCCAAAGCGATCCCTTCACTGGATGAAAGTTTTGTCGTTATTCACTTCCGCGGCCTGGATCAGATCGATTTCCCCTACCTGCTGGCAATGCTGCAAGGATCGTTTATCTCGCATATCAATACGTTGGTCGTGCCGGGCGGCAAAATGGGGCTGGCAATGGAGCTGATCATGGCTCCGCTGGTGCAGCGGCTGATGGAAGGCAAGAAAATCGAGTAA